The Triticum aestivum cultivar Chinese Spring chromosome 3A, IWGSC CS RefSeq v2.1, whole genome shotgun sequence genome includes a region encoding these proteins:
- the LOC123063312 gene encoding transmembrane protein 45A has product MGSFKGHVLPGTLFLAVGAWHVWAAVARFAMDPAGFRLRVWNPVGSGSGALRHLELYVIAGGAFLDMCVEVLYSTHLHIFAPGGGVNPAHLNDLEHGGMLLMFFLVGALALLSENTRYLPLTEGALSLLAATAFTAELLLFYFHSTTHQGLEGYYHYLLVVLVGLCVASNVLGALLPASFPADLASGLLITLQGLWFYQTAFTLYGPMLPEGCHRDAAGDIECHGHAAGERAEQLADFQLFAYVFLVFAYALGCYAVAAAKYGHPDLRAVEMEHRENGAGSGGRFVGSSVLSSGI; this is encoded by the exons ATGGGGTCGTTCAAGGGCCACGTGCTGCCGGGGACGCTGTTCCTGGCGGTGGGCGCGTGGCACGTgtgggcggcggtggcgcgctTCGCCATGGACCCGGCCGGGTTCCGCCTCCGCGTCTGGAACCCCGTGGGCAGCGGCAGCGGGGCGCTGCGGCACCTGGAGCTCTACGTCATCGCCGGGGGCGCCTTCCTGGACATGTGCGTGGAGGTGCTCTACTCCACCCACCTCCACATATTCGCGCCCGGCGGCGGGGTCAACCCGGCGCACCTCAACGACCTCGAGCACGGCGGCATGCTGCTCATGTTCTTCCTCGTCGGCGCCCTCGCCCTCCTCTCCGAGAACACCAG GTACCTGCCCCTGACGGAGGGCGCGCTGAGCCTGCTGGCGGCGACGGCCTTCACGGCCGAGCTGCTGCTCTTCTACTTCCACTCGACCACGCACCAGGGGCTGGAGGGGTACTACCACTACCTCCTGGTGGTGCTCGTCGGGCTCTGCGTCGCCTCCAACGTCCTCGGCGCGCTCCTCCCGGCGAGCTTCCCCGCCGACCTGGCCAGCGGCCTGCTCATCACCCTGCAGGGCCTGTGGTTCTACCAGACGGCCTTCACGCTCTACGGGCCGATGCTCCCCGAGGGGTGCCACCGCGACGCCGCCGGGGACATCGAGTGCCACGGGCACGCCGCGGGGGAGCGCGCGGAGCAGCTCGCCGACTTCCAGCTCTTCGCCTACGTCTTCCTCGTCTTCGCCTACGCCCTCGGCTGctacgccgtcgccgccgccaagtACGGCCACCCGGACCTGAGGGCCGTCGAGATGGAGCACCGGGAAAATGGCGCCGGCAGTGGTGGAAGATTCGTTGGCAGCTCGGTGCTGTCTAGTGGCATATGA
- the LOC123059222 gene encoding uncharacterized protein — translation MSQEPKRATMAAAPARARAPRAASVAPPAKRKKKGPPSRLRASPVLRAAGWSALPPDLVRRVADCLLATNDLDCYMDFRAVCSGWRDATDDPRSDPSDPRFRPRRWVILLDEGFQLQSDGDADGGAGGELLLLLNAATGRFIRKRLPLLRRYYVVATTLGGLFVLANRNPPHAARVFNPLTGVLVRFAAPVPAEKEVSAFVKSDSSGFWPLLGLLCASSRRPCVAGPDNDSFFC, via the coding sequence ATGTCCCAAGAACCGAAGCGTGCGACAATGGCGGCCGCGCCCGCTAGAGCTCGCGCGCCGCGGGCCGCCTCTGTCGCCCCGCCcgccaagaggaagaagaagggcccgcCAAGTCGTCTCCGAGCCTCGCCGGTCCTTCGGGCCGCGGGCTGGTCCGCCCTCCCGCCCGACCTCGTCCGCCGCGTCGCCGACTGCCTTCTCGCCACCAACGACCTCGACTGCTACATGGACTTCCGCGCCGTCTGCTCCGGCTGGCGCGACGCCACCGACGACCCCAGGAGCGACCCCTCCGACCCCCGCTTCCGCCCGCGCCGCTGGGTCATCCTCCTCGACGAGGGCTTCCAGCTCCAGAGCGACGGCGACGCCGACGGCGGCGCTGGTGGCGAGCTGCTGCTCCTGCTGAACGCCGCGACGGGGCGCTTCATCCGCAAGAGGCTCCCGCTGCTCCGCCGCTACTACGTCGTGGCCACCACCCTCGGCGGCCTCTTCGTCCTGGCGAACAGGAACCCTCCCCACGCCGCCCGCGTCTTCAACCCGCTCACCGGCGTCCTAGTCCGGTTCGCGGCGCCCGTGCCCGCCGAGAAGGAGGTGTCCGCCTTCGTTAAAAGTGACAGCTCCGGCTTCTGGCCCCTGCTCGGCTTGCTCTGCGCCTCATCTCGCAGGCCGTGCGTGGCTGGTCCCGACAATGATAGTTTCTTCTGTTAG